One Fontisphaera persica DNA window includes the following coding sequences:
- the cmr4 gene encoding type III-B CRISPR module RAMP protein Cmr4, whose translation MSDTQQNQPETNNPNPNPSVKPMQTKILYLFTRTPLHVGAGASVGAIDQPIIRERHTGFPVIPGSSIKGVLRDAMSRKEQQDADRVFGKQDAAGAIAIGEAKILAFPVRSAKGSFAFITCPLALERLRRAINNSGEQSSAVPNSGEQSFKVPSEPDDMTCLAGKAVTLERNNAKGVVLEEYKFNVKGDFPQNCEDYLLDLLEDAVWKVAKGRLVLLSNGDFAHFVRNACEVSQHVAIKPDTGTARPGALFNLEAVPAETLFFAPLTPLMRCNEEWKLLEALINNNPILQFGGDSTTGLGFCSVKLA comes from the coding sequence ATGAGCGACACGCAACAGAACCAACCAGAAACAAACAACCCTAACCCGAACCCTTCAGTCAAACCTATGCAAACAAAAATCCTCTACCTCTTCACTCGCACCCCCTTGCATGTAGGCGCGGGCGCCAGCGTCGGCGCCATTGACCAACCCATCATCCGCGAACGCCACACCGGCTTCCCTGTAATTCCTGGAAGCAGTATCAAAGGCGTTTTGCGCGACGCCATGAGCCGAAAAGAACAACAGGATGCCGATAGGGTCTTTGGCAAACAAGACGCGGCAGGCGCAATTGCCATTGGGGAGGCAAAGATACTTGCTTTTCCAGTGCGCTCAGCCAAAGGCTCCTTTGCCTTCATTACCTGCCCATTGGCCTTGGAACGGCTGCGCCGGGCGATCAACAACTCTGGCGAACAATCTTCTGCAGTACCCAATTCTGGCGAGCAATCTTTTAAAGTACCCAGTGAACCGGATGACATGACCTGTCTGGCTGGAAAAGCGGTAACCTTGGAACGTAACAACGCCAAAGGCGTGGTATTGGAGGAGTACAAATTCAATGTAAAAGGCGACTTTCCCCAAAATTGTGAAGATTATCTCCTTGACCTTTTAGAGGATGCCGTGTGGAAAGTGGCCAAAGGCCGCTTGGTCCTGCTCAGTAACGGTGATTTTGCCCATTTTGTACGCAATGCCTGCGAGGTTAGTCAGCATGTGGCGATCAAGCCTGATACGGGAACCGCCAGACCAGGCGCTCTGTTCAACTTGGAGGCCGTGCCGGCAGAGACGCTTTTCTTTGCGCCTTTGACTCCCTTAATGCGGTGCAATGAGGAATGGAAACTGCTGGAAGCCCTGATCAACAACAACCCCATCCTTCAGTTCGGCGGCGACAGCACTACCGGTTTGGGTTTTTGTTCTGTCAAACTCGCGTAA
- the cas10 gene encoding type III-B CRISPR-associated protein Cas10/Cmr2, with amino-acid sequence MNNTNPPQPPHAENIPQLPDAEFWKRKLAAYLHDPPSKALDIRTHGERSDEAFRAAGFVDQEIGEYFKHADHTGAAIDRIPFPNSSAANISCAFDGIRNAFIHPLGSGNPQQPLKLPFAKEFPSAELGIEGSQSVQPILSQESLNGLANDAERWRARFFAHWRLWRKHAVEKDYRLGLLPADTRIPDHSIWTHMQVVSALAGCVQQIEDDQLQWHPAFLKVQIGGVQEFIAQARSTRDLWSGSYLLSWLMAAGLKRLSELVGPDAVIYPNLQGQPLFDLMWRDELWSKVSIGEGIQTVWERLKHDDKDLLTPNLPNVFLAVVPAKRARDYAEAVLKAIRDEWKRIAAAVWEACDRVGLMDDEGSFTKSQRKERFDRQVEQFLSISWQVNPWPATLNDALKLAGGFNSEMPVAEAKKRVQAIIKMATQDMDHAHRDGRFYEGGDQGPKTKLNNVGLGWSIILALNGWQLDAVRQTRAFKAANPGQWQVGVFNNKDSLNGKDEAVAGGETWFNRAINKGRPWSILFKHNDWMGAVTLIKRVWHLAYLRDKWRLRTDGENFKMPSTRGIAAHEPFSDGDEEDPENTPASEKYFAVLALDGDEIGKWVSGQKTPNFATQLADYYDANGTVRQGVKGYFEQPRFGGFLQTQRPLSASYHLQFSETLSNFALQCARPIVEVFDGRLIYAGGDDVVALLPADSALACARCLRMAFRGDTGLKDELQRNAAKLRKGGAANQDFSYQQLAEKEGLLDAPHAGVIARLEEGKLDDNHKPIPVLVPGPAADCSVGIAIAHFKAPLQDVVRAAQAAEKRAKRQLGRGAVAVTLMKHSGEIIEWGCQWKSGGLEAFEAMVEALHSQAVSAKFPHRIIELVANYQAEVENPAPCQKRLGETRPYENFHTVVDDVLQKEIGTAAERQKGKKPDASQVKQVQDAVATYLAAISDSSNDPVRTAQLKVAALIGLCQTVAFTHRISED; translated from the coding sequence ATGAACAACACCAACCCCCCACAGCCACCGCACGCTGAAAACATCCCCCAGCTACCAGACGCCGAATTCTGGAAACGCAAACTCGCCGCCTACCTCCACGACCCGCCAAGCAAGGCCTTGGACATAAGGACACATGGAGAGCGCTCCGACGAGGCGTTTCGCGCGGCTGGATTTGTGGACCAAGAAATAGGCGAATACTTTAAGCATGCCGATCATACTGGTGCAGCCATTGATCGCATTCCTTTCCCCAACTCTTCCGCTGCGAATATATCTTGCGCCTTTGATGGCATTCGCAATGCCTTTATTCATCCCCTCGGTTCCGGCAATCCTCAACAGCCCTTAAAGCTTCCTTTTGCAAAAGAATTTCCCTCGGCCGAGCTGGGAATCGAAGGCTCACAGTCCGTCCAACCCATCTTGAGCCAAGAGTCGTTGAATGGCCTGGCAAATGATGCCGAGCGCTGGCGCGCGCGGTTTTTTGCGCATTGGCGGCTATGGCGCAAACATGCGGTGGAAAAAGATTACCGGCTGGGCTTGCTGCCGGCCGATACACGCATTCCGGATCACTCCATTTGGACACACATGCAGGTGGTCTCGGCCTTGGCGGGATGTGTCCAGCAAATTGAGGATGATCAGCTCCAATGGCATCCGGCTTTTTTGAAAGTTCAAATCGGTGGTGTGCAGGAATTCATCGCCCAGGCACGGAGCACCCGGGACTTGTGGAGTGGCAGCTACCTGCTGTCATGGCTCATGGCGGCGGGCTTGAAGCGGCTTTCTGAATTGGTGGGACCAGATGCCGTCATTTATCCCAATCTGCAGGGGCAACCCTTGTTCGACTTGATGTGGCGTGATGAATTGTGGAGCAAGGTAAGCATAGGCGAGGGAATTCAAACGGTCTGGGAGAGACTTAAGCATGACGACAAGGATTTATTAACGCCCAACCTTCCCAACGTTTTCCTTGCGGTCGTGCCTGCAAAACGGGCGCGTGACTATGCCGAGGCAGTTTTGAAGGCAATCCGGGATGAATGGAAACGAATTGCCGCGGCGGTGTGGGAAGCATGCGACAGGGTTGGTTTGATGGATGATGAGGGAAGTTTCACCAAATCCCAGCGCAAGGAGCGATTTGACCGGCAAGTAGAGCAATTCCTGTCCATTTCCTGGCAGGTCAACCCCTGGCCGGCCACTTTGAATGATGCATTGAAATTAGCGGGTGGTTTTAACTCCGAAATGCCCGTTGCTGAGGCCAAGAAAAGGGTTCAAGCCATCATTAAAATGGCTACCCAGGACATGGACCATGCCCATCGGGATGGGCGTTTTTATGAAGGAGGTGACCAGGGGCCTAAAACCAAACTTAACAACGTCGGGCTGGGTTGGTCCATCATACTCGCACTAAACGGCTGGCAATTGGATGCAGTCCGCCAAACCCGGGCATTCAAAGCTGCCAACCCCGGCCAGTGGCAGGTGGGCGTTTTTAACAACAAGGACTCCTTGAACGGCAAGGACGAAGCCGTGGCAGGGGGCGAAACGTGGTTTAATCGGGCGATAAACAAAGGCAGGCCGTGGAGTATTTTATTTAAGCACAACGATTGGATGGGGGCTGTGACCTTGATCAAACGCGTATGGCATTTGGCTTATTTGAGGGATAAATGGAGACTTCGCACTGATGGTGAAAATTTCAAGATGCCAAGCACCCGCGGTATTGCTGCGCACGAGCCCTTCTCCGACGGGGACGAGGAAGATCCTGAAAACACTCCTGCTTCAGAAAAATACTTCGCGGTGCTCGCGCTGGACGGCGATGAAATCGGTAAATGGGTGAGTGGGCAGAAAACGCCCAACTTTGCCACTCAATTAGCCGATTATTACGATGCCAACGGCACGGTACGTCAAGGAGTCAAGGGTTACTTTGAACAACCTCGCTTCGGTGGCTTTCTGCAAACCCAGCGCCCCCTGTCGGCCAGTTACCATTTACAATTCAGCGAGACGTTATCCAACTTCGCCCTGCAATGCGCCCGCCCCATCGTCGAGGTCTTTGATGGCCGGCTCATCTACGCTGGCGGTGATGATGTGGTGGCCCTGTTGCCTGCCGACTCCGCCTTGGCGTGCGCCCGCTGTCTGCGCATGGCGTTTCGAGGAGATACCGGTCTGAAAGACGAGCTGCAGAGAAATGCTGCGAAACTCAGGAAGGGCGGGGCGGCAAACCAAGATTTTAGCTATCAGCAATTGGCTGAAAAGGAGGGACTCTTGGATGCTCCCCATGCTGGGGTCATTGCTCGCTTGGAGGAGGGCAAGCTAGACGATAACCATAAACCCATTCCTGTATTAGTGCCTGGCCCCGCCGCCGATTGCTCCGTGGGCATTGCGATTGCCCATTTCAAGGCGCCGTTGCAGGACGTGGTACGTGCTGCGCAAGCGGCTGAAAAACGCGCCAAACGCCAGCTTGGACGCGGCGCCGTGGCCGTGACTCTCATGAAACATTCCGGCGAAATCATCGAATGGGGATGCCAATGGAAGAGCGGCGGTCTGGAGGCGTTCGAGGCAATGGTGGAGGCCCTCCACAGCCAGGCCGTCAGCGCCAAGTTCCCGCATCGGATTATCGAGCTGGTGGCTAACTACCAGGCTGAAGTCGAAAACCCAGCACCTTGTCAAAAGCGCCTTGGGGAAACCAGGCCGTATGAGAATTTTCATACCGTGGTAGATGATGTGCTTCAAAAAGAGATTGGCACGGCGGCCGAACGTCAAAAGGGCAAAAAGCCCGACGCATCCCAAGTGAAGCAGGTTCAAGACGCTGTGGCCACCTACTTGGCAGCCATCAGTGATTCATCAAACGATCCCGTCCGTACAGCCCAGCTCAAAGTGGCTGCGCTCATTGGCCTTTGCCAGACCGTGGCTTTCACTCATCGCATTTCGGAGGACTAA
- a CDS encoding molybdopterin oxidoreductase family protein, whose protein sequence is MAHTLTTCTFCGVGCGIYLESQGNRITGVYPSMSHPSNRGRICVRGWNVHEVASSPDRLKHPLLRKNGQFAEVTWEEAYAYIARKITEIKARYGPDALGFYNSPRCSNEESYLLQKLARAVIGTNNLEHGTGVYCNNSVDTLCEMLGVPASTNPIGDLWESGVIVVDGVDLGMQLPTIGGWVMRAKLRGATVIVIDARRQRVAETADLHLQLRPGYRVALYGAMAKVIVDRGLMNLPFIKAHCTHYEEFLKEIQAYDLVSVAESCGVPAADIERAAIAYATAPAAAILYSTGVAARGKGSIRALVNLALLTGNLGKPGSGLYPLNEHNNLQGVCDLGLLPDRLPGYGKVDDAQARQRLERLWGVSLPAQPGVGAQEALENPQKKLKGIWLLRYDPVNTAVFCDAGRALREMELVVAQHLFMTSTAEYAHVVLPTVAFGEEQVTFTSTDRRIQLARQVIQPPEGPRPAWQQLMEMANALGAGWRYADSAAVMEEITRVVPFYSGASHENLGREYGRAWPCTTEQPLGTPRLFEKLQSRPQFRFMPVPRPAATFGPTPEFPLAVIFGSSLYYWHQNVLVKHSETLKRELRVLLLDYPEGFVEVNDEDARQWGIRDGARIRLVAAHGASTTTVRVTPEVRSGTIYVPFFVKEVMRQITGEGAFEAVSRTKPLFVRLEKM, encoded by the coding sequence ATGGCGCATACGCTGACAACATGCACTTTTTGCGGGGTGGGCTGCGGGATTTACCTGGAATCCCAAGGGAATCGCATTACCGGTGTTTATCCCAGCATGTCCCATCCATCGAACCGGGGGCGCATCTGCGTGCGGGGATGGAATGTGCATGAAGTCGCCAGCTCTCCGGATCGCCTCAAGCATCCTTTATTACGGAAAAATGGCCAGTTCGCCGAAGTCACCTGGGAAGAGGCGTACGCGTACATTGCGCGGAAAATAACGGAAATCAAGGCGCGTTATGGGCCGGACGCCCTGGGTTTTTACAACAGCCCGCGTTGTTCCAATGAGGAAAGCTACTTGTTGCAAAAACTGGCGCGGGCGGTGATTGGCACCAATAATTTGGAACACGGCACCGGCGTGTATTGCAACAACAGCGTGGATACGTTGTGCGAAATGCTGGGCGTGCCGGCCAGCACCAACCCCATCGGTGATTTGTGGGAGAGTGGCGTCATCGTGGTGGACGGGGTGGATTTGGGGATGCAACTGCCAACCATTGGGGGATGGGTGATGCGGGCCAAGCTCCGGGGAGCAACGGTGATTGTCATTGATGCGCGACGGCAGCGGGTAGCCGAGACGGCAGACCTCCATCTGCAACTGCGTCCCGGCTATCGGGTGGCGCTTTATGGCGCCATGGCCAAGGTCATTGTGGACCGCGGGTTGATGAATCTGCCTTTTATCAAGGCGCATTGCACGCATTACGAGGAGTTTCTGAAGGAAATCCAAGCCTATGACCTCGTGTCGGTGGCCGAAAGTTGCGGGGTCCCGGCGGCTGATATTGAGCGCGCGGCCATCGCTTACGCCACCGCCCCGGCGGCAGCGATACTCTATTCCACAGGGGTGGCCGCCCGGGGCAAGGGCAGCATTCGGGCGCTGGTGAATCTGGCCCTATTAACAGGCAATCTGGGAAAACCAGGTAGTGGCCTGTATCCCTTAAACGAACACAACAATCTTCAAGGAGTTTGTGACCTGGGCTTGCTGCCGGACCGCCTTCCCGGCTACGGAAAAGTGGACGATGCGCAGGCTCGGCAGCGGCTGGAGCGGCTTTGGGGGGTCAGCTTGCCTGCGCAGCCGGGGGTGGGCGCCCAGGAAGCCCTGGAAAACCCGCAGAAAAAACTCAAAGGGATTTGGCTTTTGCGCTATGACCCGGTGAACACGGCCGTCTTTTGTGATGCGGGGCGGGCCTTGCGCGAGATGGAGCTGGTGGTGGCCCAGCACTTGTTCATGACTTCCACCGCTGAATATGCCCACGTGGTTTTGCCCACCGTGGCCTTTGGCGAGGAACAGGTCACCTTTACAAGCACTGACCGGCGCATTCAACTGGCCCGGCAGGTCATTCAGCCACCCGAAGGCCCCCGTCCGGCATGGCAGCAGTTGATGGAAATGGCCAACGCCTTGGGGGCTGGGTGGCGGTATGCTGACAGCGCGGCGGTGATGGAAGAAATCACGCGCGTGGTGCCTTTTTACAGCGGGGCCAGCCATGAAAACCTGGGGCGCGAATATGGGCGGGCCTGGCCCTGCACGACAGAGCAGCCCTTGGGCACGCCGCGGTTGTTTGAAAAACTGCAGTCCCGGCCCCAGTTCCGCTTCATGCCGGTGCCGCGGCCGGCTGCAACCTTTGGGCCGACGCCAGAGTTTCCGCTGGCGGTAATTTTTGGCAGCAGCCTCTATTACTGGCACCAGAATGTGCTGGTCAAACACAGCGAGACACTCAAGCGGGAATTGCGCGTGTTGTTGCTGGACTATCCGGAGGGTTTTGTGGAAGTGAATGATGAGGATGCGCGTCAGTGGGGCATCCGGGATGGGGCGCGCATTCGTCTGGTGGCCGCCCACGGGGCCTCCACCACCACGGTGCGTGTGACTCCCGAAGTTCGCAGCGGGACCATTTACGTGCCGTTTTTCGTCAAGGAAGTGATGCGCCAAATCACAGGGGAGGGAGCTTTCGAGGCGGTGAGCCGCACCAAACCTCTCTTTGTGAGACTGGAGAAGATGTGA
- a CDS encoding 4Fe-4S dicluster domain-containing protein — MRARLIASDDVIKIVDVLRRDHEVMAPFYGRGRDTYFDTVTDENRDRIQLHIPNPYYPPKRYVLPHIEQMFRIRKADGSYEVQSTYDEKKRAIFGIRSCDVAGIHHLDRFYLGRDFKDPYYARRRAHLFLVNVVCTDPQVDINDECYCLCTDTGPAAKAHFDLQLMDIGHGEYLAVAGSAAGESLFDQPFFRKATPEHVERRRKILSEVRHNFKATTGWFSATVRYISQEKVLEKTWAEIGSRCLECGGCTYVCPACTCFTVTDRPTGPNEFERVRLWDACALYGFTRMAGGHNPRKAVHDRRNRRFFRKLAHYFIQRELSMACVGCGRCAEVCHGDVGMPSTIEMIRRATTEYLAHESNAR; from the coding sequence ATGCGCGCCCGTCTGATTGCCAGCGACGATGTGATAAAAATTGTGGACGTGCTCCGGCGCGACCACGAGGTCATGGCGCCTTTTTATGGGCGCGGGCGTGATACGTATTTTGACACGGTGACGGACGAAAATCGCGACCGGATTCAGTTGCACATTCCCAATCCTTACTACCCGCCCAAACGCTACGTGCTGCCGCACATTGAGCAAATGTTTCGCATCCGCAAGGCGGATGGCAGCTACGAAGTCCAGTCCACTTACGATGAGAAGAAACGCGCAATCTTCGGCATTCGCTCCTGTGACGTGGCGGGGATTCATCATCTGGACCGGTTTTATCTGGGGCGAGATTTCAAAGATCCCTATTACGCCCGCCGGCGCGCTCATTTGTTTCTCGTCAATGTGGTGTGCACGGATCCCCAGGTGGACATCAATGATGAGTGTTATTGTCTCTGTACGGATACCGGGCCGGCGGCCAAGGCGCATTTCGACTTGCAACTGATGGATATTGGCCACGGGGAATACCTGGCCGTGGCGGGGAGCGCGGCCGGAGAAAGTTTGTTTGACCAGCCGTTTTTCCGGAAAGCCACGCCGGAGCATGTGGAGCGGCGGCGCAAAATTTTAAGCGAGGTGCGGCACAATTTCAAAGCCACCACCGGCTGGTTCAGCGCCACCGTGCGGTATATTAGCCAGGAAAAGGTGCTGGAGAAAACCTGGGCGGAAATTGGCAGCCGCTGTCTGGAATGCGGCGGTTGCACGTATGTCTGTCCCGCCTGCACCTGTTTTACCGTCACCGACCGCCCCACCGGCCCCAATGAATTTGAGCGCGTGCGTCTGTGGGACGCCTGCGCTTTGTACGGGTTCACCCGCATGGCTGGCGGGCACAATCCCCGCAAGGCCGTGCATGACCGGCGCAATCGGCGTTTTTTCCGTAAACTGGCGCACTACTTCATCCAGCGCGAGCTTTCCATGGCCTGCGTGGGCTGCGGCCGGTGCGCCGAGGTTTGCCACGGCGATGTGGGAATGCCCAGCACCATTGAGATGATCCGGCGTGCGACGACAGAGTATTTGGCCCATGAATCCAACGCCCGCTGA
- a CDS encoding FAD/NAD(P)-binding protein — MNPTPADNIYLPKLARLERVVDEIDEVRTFFWRFLDPADQKAFEGFKPGQFAQVSIFGAGEFPASLPPSPTEKEVFFTVRRVGRATEALHQLQPGDVFGVRGPYGNGFPMEQYAGRNLVFVAGGIGLIPLRSCIVYALAHREKFGKIQIFYGAKTPKELLYRPLLHEWEKAGGFECHLTVDRADNGWQGHTGVVGSLFRKPGVTVPTENTTAFVCGPPVMFRFVIKDLLEMGFKDTDIVSTLERYMKCGVGKCGHCCIGVAYVCMDGPVFTYRQIKKLGEDI; from the coding sequence ATGAATCCAACGCCCGCTGACAACATTTACCTGCCCAAGCTCGCCCGCCTGGAGCGCGTCGTGGACGAGATTGACGAAGTGCGCACTTTTTTCTGGCGGTTCCTGGACCCGGCAGACCAAAAAGCCTTTGAGGGATTCAAACCGGGCCAGTTTGCGCAGGTTTCCATCTTTGGGGCCGGCGAATTCCCGGCTTCCCTGCCCCCCAGTCCCACGGAGAAGGAGGTGTTTTTCACCGTGCGCCGCGTGGGTCGCGCCACGGAAGCCCTGCACCAGTTGCAGCCGGGAGACGTTTTTGGCGTGCGGGGGCCGTATGGCAACGGCTTCCCCATGGAGCAATATGCGGGACGCAACCTGGTGTTTGTGGCGGGGGGCATCGGCTTGATTCCTCTGCGCTCGTGCATTGTCTATGCGCTGGCGCACCGGGAGAAGTTTGGGAAAATTCAAATATTCTATGGGGCCAAAACGCCCAAGGAGTTGCTGTACCGCCCCCTGCTGCATGAATGGGAAAAGGCGGGCGGCTTTGAGTGTCACTTGACGGTGGACCGCGCGGATAACGGCTGGCAGGGGCATACCGGGGTGGTGGGCAGCCTGTTTCGCAAGCCGGGCGTCACCGTGCCCACGGAAAACACCACGGCTTTTGTCTGCGGCCCGCCGGTGATGTTTCGATTCGTCATCAAGGACCTGCTGGAAATGGGGTTCAAAGACACGGATATTGTCTCCACCTTGGAGCGCTATATGAAGTGCGGGGTGGGCAAATGCGGCCACTGCTGCATTGGCGTGGCCTACGTGTGCATGGACGGCCCGGTGTTCACTTACCGGCAAATCAAAAAGCTCGGAGAAGACATTTGA
- a CDS encoding sigma-70 family RNA polymerase sigma factor, translating to MLKSKKNNAKTPKSEKPAVKNAGRTVSVRKARATEVRGTAKDKPLGPALATPPPPPPPQVTRDPEVVLDEREAETWDGDSAIKLYLKEIGEVPLLTPEEEVALAARIKKGDKKAREQMIKANLRLVVKIAHDYENYGLPLLDLISEGNIGLMKAVERFDPSKGGKLSTYAAWWIKQAIKRALANQAKTIRLPVHLVDKIARMRRVAMQLQEELGREPTDEELAEEMGLSPSRVALMRTAGIRPASLDAPIGDDDNNTYSELIADEQASSPYDHLEDETVRDMLRELMKSLDKREAEILSYRFGLDGGPERTLEEVGEKFHVTRERIRQIQNIALRKLRRMIEKLENA from the coding sequence ATGCTGAAATCCAAAAAAAACAACGCCAAAACCCCCAAGTCGGAAAAACCGGCGGTGAAAAATGCCGGGCGTACTGTTTCCGTCAGGAAGGCCCGTGCCACGGAGGTCAGGGGGACTGCCAAGGACAAACCACTGGGTCCAGCATTGGCGACTCCACCCCCACCACCTCCGCCGCAGGTTACGCGGGACCCCGAAGTAGTCCTGGACGAGCGCGAAGCGGAAACATGGGACGGCGATAGCGCCATCAAGTTGTATCTCAAGGAAATTGGTGAAGTGCCCCTCTTGACGCCGGAGGAGGAGGTGGCGCTGGCGGCACGAATTAAAAAGGGCGATAAAAAGGCCCGCGAGCAGATGATTAAGGCCAACCTGCGCCTGGTGGTGAAAATTGCCCATGACTACGAAAACTATGGCCTGCCTTTGCTGGACTTGATTAGCGAGGGCAATATCGGTCTCATGAAGGCCGTGGAGCGGTTTGATCCCTCCAAAGGCGGCAAACTTTCCACTTATGCGGCCTGGTGGATCAAACAGGCGATCAAACGCGCGCTCGCCAATCAAGCCAAGACCATCCGCCTGCCCGTGCATCTGGTGGATAAAATTGCCCGCATGCGGCGCGTGGCCATGCAATTGCAGGAAGAACTGGGGCGCGAACCCACGGACGAGGAATTGGCCGAGGAAATGGGCCTTTCTCCGTCCCGGGTGGCCCTGATGCGCACCGCAGGCATCCGCCCGGCCTCGCTCGATGCACCCATCGGAGACGATGACAACAACACCTATTCAGAGTTGATTGCCGATGAACAGGCCAGCAGCCCGTATGACCACCTGGAGGACGAAACCGTGCGGGATATGCTGCGCGAGCTGATGAAGAGCCTGGATAAACGCGAGGCGGAAATCTTAAGCTATCGCTTCGGGCTGGACGGCGGCCCGGAGCGCACCCTGGAAGAGGTGGGCGAGAAATTCCATGTCACCCGCGAACGCATCCGCCAGATTCAAAACATCGCCCTGCGCAAACTGCGCCGCATGATTGAAAAATTGGAAAACGCCTGA
- a CDS encoding type III-B CRISPR module-associated Cmr3 family protein produces MSNPTQPQSPTGKSHMHLVTLQPSDVLFFRDGRPMEGSLAGHSLAWPLPNVINHAFHAALHRAGLAQAAHAHRRGRSGHYETDRDRYFGCLKTAGPFPVQNTTGQNAWYFPRPADAQQSHSTSITHFPVASLAGAPDLDPRLNSSLPGPLKYAVASAVPPTKEFKAEAWWSKKAFDAYLKGNGQVEKREFLEDSCLADVESYIGIAIDPETQTTGHGDVEGKIYTAHYLRLREKFRLGVIAEALDKGANGTAPVDLIYQLLNGKPTQILVGGQQRVCTAVRSDVNSHLPLPQGMSSGFQLNKANNKSLVKWVLLTPAIWPEIPAGTSKRGTERQYHPGGWLPNWVCPETGEVLLEYVDPDTRRQRRRLNSEGKGYSSNPAKTARLVAALIPKPIVVTGWALPNEADRTQGGAKSTHLAVPAGAVYYFEADSEAEAQKLAAALNWHGRGDFTRIQNRRSTLLGEQGFGLGVCGTWTFFPNVSERPQP; encoded by the coding sequence ATGTCCAACCCAACTCAACCCCAATCGCCGACAGGCAAATCCCATATGCACCTCGTAACTCTTCAACCCAGTGATGTTTTGTTCTTTCGCGACGGCCGCCCCATGGAAGGCTCGCTAGCCGGCCATTCGCTGGCCTGGCCGCTGCCCAACGTCATTAACCATGCCTTTCACGCGGCCTTGCACCGCGCAGGTCTGGCCCAAGCAGCGCATGCACACCGCCGGGGACGCAGTGGCCATTATGAGACCGACCGTGACCGCTACTTTGGCTGTCTTAAGACCGCCGGTCCTTTCCCGGTCCAGAACACTACGGGTCAAAATGCGTGGTACTTCCCGCGACCTGCTGATGCCCAGCAAAGCCACTCCACCTCAATCACTCATTTTCCCGTTGCCAGCCTGGCAGGCGCGCCAGACCTTGATCCCAGGCTCAACAGCAGCCTGCCCGGTCCCTTGAAATACGCGGTGGCCAGTGCTGTTCCCCCCACCAAAGAATTTAAGGCTGAAGCTTGGTGGAGCAAGAAGGCCTTCGATGCCTATCTCAAGGGCAATGGCCAGGTGGAGAAACGAGAATTCCTCGAGGATTCATGCCTTGCCGATGTGGAATCTTACATCGGCATTGCCATTGACCCGGAAACCCAAACCACCGGTCACGGTGACGTGGAAGGCAAAATATACACCGCCCATTACCTCCGCCTTCGGGAGAAATTTAGGTTGGGCGTCATCGCCGAAGCACTGGACAAGGGTGCCAACGGCACGGCCCCTGTGGACCTCATTTACCAATTGCTCAACGGCAAGCCCACGCAAATCCTCGTCGGCGGCCAGCAGCGCGTCTGCACCGCCGTACGCAGCGACGTTAACAGCCACCTGCCTTTGCCCCAAGGGATGAGCAGCGGCTTTCAATTGAATAAAGCCAACAACAAATCCTTGGTAAAATGGGTCCTCCTTACCCCTGCCATTTGGCCGGAAATTCCGGCGGGCACCTCCAAACGAGGCACGGAGCGCCAGTACCATCCAGGCGGGTGGCTGCCAAACTGGGTTTGCCCTGAAACTGGCGAGGTCTTGCTTGAGTATGTTGACCCCGACACCCGCCGCCAACGGCGCCGCCTTAACAGTGAAGGCAAGGGGTATTCTTCCAACCCGGCAAAGACTGCCCGCCTTGTCGCGGCCCTCATTCCTAAACCCATCGTCGTCACCGGCTGGGCTTTGCCCAATGAGGCCGACCGCACGCAGGGTGGCGCCAAGAGCACCCACCTTGCTGTGCCGGCGGGGGCGGTCTATTACTTTGAGGCGGATTCAGAAGCAGAAGCCCAGAAACTCGCCGCCGCTCTCAATTGGCACGGCCGTGGTGACTTTACCCGCATCCAAAACCGCCGCAGCACCCTCCTGGGCGAGCAAGGTTTCGGCCTGGGCGTCTGCGGCACGTGGACCTTTTTCCCGAATGTCAGCGAACGTCCGCAACCATGA
- a CDS encoding hydrogenase maturation protease: MEAVLRGHTAVVGVGNPDHGDDGAGVRLAERLLAAGCANVFVAGVTPEQTAPSLARLGFERLLFLDAVDFGGAPGSVVLLGGREIQSRFPQVSTHKLSLGTLARMLELDRGTQVWLLGMQPLNLNGTALSEVMEQTVQALACLLQEIIQPAPPGMAK, translated from the coding sequence ATGGAAGCGGTCCTGCGCGGGCATACTGCCGTCGTGGGGGTGGGCAACCCTGACCACGGCGATGACGGAGCGGGCGTGCGGCTGGCGGAGCGTTTGCTGGCTGCCGGCTGTGCCAATGTTTTTGTGGCTGGCGTGACCCCGGAGCAAACCGCCCCGTCCCTGGCGCGGCTGGGATTCGAGCGCCTGCTTTTTCTGGATGCGGTGGATTTTGGGGGGGCGCCCGGCTCCGTCGTGCTGCTTGGCGGGCGCGAAATTCAGAGCCGTTTCCCCCAGGTGTCCACGCACAAACTGTCTTTGGGCACGCTGGCACGGATGTTGGAGCTGGATCGGGGCACGCAAGTTTGGCTGCTGGGCATGCAGCCCTTGAACTTGAACGGGACAGCGCTATCAGAGGTGATGGAGCAGACGGTGCAGGCGCTGGCCTGCCTGTTGCAGGAAATTATCCAGCCCGCCCCGCCGGGCATGGCCAAATGA